In Hamadaea flava, a genomic segment contains:
- a CDS encoding LLM class flavin-dependent oxidoreductase, with amino-acid sequence MEFGTSITPANGGDPVALARRSEELGFDLVTFQDHPYQPRFHDTWTLLAWVAGRTERIRLAGNVLNLPLREPAVLARSAASLDLLSGGRLELALGAGGFWDAIEAMGGPRREPREAVEATEEAIEIIRGMLDAGNQTPFRYRGRHYQVPNAQRGPLPAHNIPLWLGALGPRMLRLIGRKADGWLPSLGRVGVDGLRAGNKLIDEAAEAAGRDPSDIRRLVNVTPDVPLEILQTLEADTLILYTDDVSEMERFAAEVMPVLRATNRRPTRPSWVRAKRRDGIDYDGVPASADAVEPGDIDFPRLRSTYLRGGNPGIVLRPRTTGDVVEALAFARRHRNVPLGIRSAGHGVSGRSTNDGGIVLSVARLDHVEIVGDRRIRVGPGARWADIARALAPHGWALTSGDYGGVGVGGLTTAGGIGWLARKHGLTLDHLRSAEVVLASGQVVRVDAAHSPELFWAIRGAGANFGVVTDFEFDVDEVGDVGFAQLAVDGSDPAGVLERFGAAVEAAPRDLTAELIMSRPRPGAYATILAVVDSDDPETIVSQLEPVASIAPLLDQRVVITPYAGVMANAGDADHDGQGEPAARSGLIEHLTPEFSAAAEELLRSGAVHFFQLRSVGGAVADVDPMATAYANRAANFSVTALGGSQHRLDALWDRLLQPHFTGSYLNFDTDRRPERLRDAWPPEHLARLRDLKRRYDPDGLFRDNFYLGDS; translated from the coding sequence ATGGAGTTCGGCACGTCGATCACACCGGCCAACGGCGGTGATCCCGTCGCGCTGGCACGCCGGAGCGAGGAGTTGGGCTTCGACCTGGTCACCTTCCAGGACCATCCGTACCAGCCCCGGTTCCACGACACCTGGACGCTGCTGGCCTGGGTCGCCGGGCGGACCGAGCGCATCCGGCTCGCCGGGAACGTGCTGAACCTGCCGCTACGCGAACCGGCCGTGCTGGCGCGGAGCGCCGCGAGCCTCGACCTGCTGTCCGGCGGCCGGCTGGAGCTGGCGCTGGGCGCGGGCGGGTTCTGGGACGCGATCGAGGCGATGGGCGGCCCTCGGCGGGAGCCGCGGGAGGCGGTCGAGGCCACCGAAGAGGCGATCGAGATCATCCGGGGGATGCTGGACGCCGGAAACCAGACCCCGTTCCGATACCGGGGCAGGCATTACCAGGTGCCCAACGCGCAGCGCGGCCCCCTGCCCGCCCATAACATCCCACTGTGGCTGGGCGCGCTCGGTCCTCGCATGCTGCGCCTGATCGGCCGCAAGGCGGACGGCTGGCTGCCGAGCCTGGGCCGGGTGGGCGTCGACGGTCTCCGTGCCGGGAACAAGCTGATCGACGAGGCCGCCGAGGCGGCCGGGCGCGATCCGTCGGACATCCGCCGTCTCGTGAACGTCACGCCGGACGTCCCGCTGGAGATCCTGCAGACCCTGGAAGCGGACACGCTCATCCTCTACACCGACGATGTGTCCGAGATGGAGCGGTTCGCCGCGGAAGTCATGCCGGTGCTGCGCGCGACGAACCGCCGGCCCACCCGGCCGAGCTGGGTCCGGGCGAAGCGGCGCGACGGGATCGACTACGACGGCGTACCGGCGTCGGCGGACGCGGTCGAGCCCGGGGACATCGACTTTCCCCGCCTGAGGTCGACCTATCTGCGCGGCGGGAACCCCGGCATCGTGCTGCGGCCCCGGACGACCGGCGACGTGGTGGAGGCGCTGGCGTTCGCGCGCCGTCACCGGAACGTCCCGCTCGGCATCCGCAGCGCTGGGCACGGCGTCAGCGGGCGGTCCACGAACGACGGTGGGATCGTCCTCAGCGTGGCGCGGCTCGATCACGTCGAGATCGTGGGCGACCGCCGGATCCGCGTCGGCCCCGGCGCGCGCTGGGCCGACATCGCCCGCGCGCTCGCGCCCCACGGCTGGGCGCTCACCTCGGGCGACTACGGCGGCGTGGGCGTCGGCGGCCTGACCACCGCGGGCGGCATCGGCTGGCTCGCCCGCAAACACGGGCTCACCCTCGACCACTTGCGCTCCGCGGAGGTCGTGCTCGCTTCAGGCCAAGTCGTACGCGTGGACGCGGCGCACAGCCCGGAGCTGTTCTGGGCTATCCGGGGCGCCGGCGCCAACTTCGGCGTGGTGACGGACTTCGAGTTCGACGTGGACGAGGTCGGCGACGTCGGGTTCGCCCAGCTGGCCGTGGACGGAAGCGATCCGGCGGGGGTGCTCGAACGGTTCGGCGCAGCGGTCGAGGCCGCGCCACGGGACCTGACCGCCGAACTCATCATGAGCCGGCCCCGGCCGGGGGCGTACGCGACGATCCTGGCGGTCGTCGACAGCGACGACCCCGAGACGATCGTGTCCCAGCTGGAGCCGGTGGCGTCCATCGCTCCCCTGCTGGATCAGCGCGTCGTCATCACCCCGTACGCCGGTGTCATGGCGAACGCCGGCGACGCGGACCACGACGGCCAGGGAGAGCCGGCGGCCCGATCCGGGCTGATCGAGCACCTGACGCCGGAATTCTCCGCCGCCGCCGAAGAGCTGCTGCGCAGCGGCGCTGTGCACTTCTTCCAGCTCCGGTCGGTCGGCGGTGCGGTCGCCGACGTCGACCCGATGGCGACGGCGTACGCGAACCGGGCGGCGAACTTCTCGGTGACCGCGCTCGGCGGCAGTCAGCACCGGCTCGACGCGCTCTGGGATCGCCTGCTCCAGCCGCATTTCACCGGCTCATACCTCAACTTCGACACCGATCGGCGGCCGGAACGGCTGCGCGACGCGTGGCCGCCGGAGCACCTGGCCCGGCTGCGCGACCTCAAACGCCGCTACGACCCGGACGGGCTCTTCCGCGACAACTTCTACCTCGGGGACTCCTGA
- a CDS encoding LLM class flavin-dependent oxidoreductase gives MTDYGHDLQFGVFVTPTAQPVQHAVELAVAADRAGLDLVTFQDHPYQPRFHDTWTLLSYAASRTQRVHVSGNVLNLPLRQPAVLARAAASLDLLSGGRFELGIGAGGFWDAIEAMGGRRLSPGQSVQALEEAITIFREIWNPAERGGVRVDGEFYQVRGAKRGPAPAHDIPIWLGAYKPRMLRLIGRKADGWLPSLGYLPGGATELGPLNEVIDEAAVAAGRSPSAVRRLLNVGGQFSAQSTGFLNGPPEQWAEDLAGLTLEYGVSTFILATDDAATLELYAAEVAPATRALVAAAR, from the coding sequence ATGACCGACTACGGGCACGACCTCCAGTTCGGGGTGTTCGTCACCCCCACCGCCCAGCCCGTACAGCACGCCGTCGAGCTGGCCGTCGCCGCCGACCGGGCCGGGCTGGACCTGGTGACCTTCCAGGACCATCCCTATCAGCCCCGCTTCCACGACACCTGGACGCTGCTGAGCTACGCGGCGTCGCGTACGCAGCGGGTGCACGTCAGCGGCAACGTCCTGAACCTGCCGCTGCGGCAGCCGGCCGTCCTCGCCCGCGCCGCCGCCTCCCTGGACCTGCTCTCGGGCGGCCGGTTCGAGCTGGGCATCGGCGCGGGCGGGTTCTGGGACGCGATCGAGGCGATGGGCGGGCGGCGGCTCAGCCCCGGGCAGTCGGTGCAGGCGCTCGAAGAGGCGATCACGATCTTCCGCGAGATCTGGAACCCGGCCGAGCGAGGCGGCGTACGCGTCGACGGCGAGTTCTACCAGGTACGCGGGGCCAAGCGCGGTCCCGCCCCGGCGCACGACATCCCGATCTGGCTGGGTGCGTACAAGCCGCGCATGCTGCGCCTGATCGGGCGGAAGGCCGACGGATGGCTGCCGTCGCTGGGCTATCTGCCCGGCGGTGCGACCGAGCTGGGTCCGCTCAACGAGGTGATCGACGAGGCCGCGGTCGCGGCCGGGCGGTCGCCCTCGGCCGTCCGGCGGCTGCTGAACGTCGGCGGGCAGTTCTCCGCGCAGTCGACCGGCTTCCTCAACGGGCCGCCGGAGCAGTGGGCCGAGGACCTCGCCGGGCTGACCCTGGAATACGGGGTGAGCACCTTCATCCTCGCCACCGACGACGCCGCCACGCTCGAGCTGTACGCGGCCGAGGTCGCGCCCGCGACCCGCGCACTCGTCGCCGCCGCCCGCTGA
- a CDS encoding phosphodiester glycosidase family protein, translating into MKISRRGLLLSGLGVVAAGGGTAAWALDRYVIDHVEVSNASQIVAPKATVATAGGSVTSTATSYASDTAKISIEKVETGSGDDKVTYFVADVQMTDATIVRSAFANDEFGQNIIANTSEIARDAGAVLAVNGDYYGFRTTGMVIRNGVAFRDSGARQGLAFYTDGTAKLYDETTTSAQDLVDAGVWNTLSFGPGIVDDGKPVAGIDSVEVDTNFGNHSIQGRQPRTGVGLLGANHQLWIVADGRSNGYSRGVTMTEFANIFVDHGAQTAYNIDGGGSSTLVFQDKLVNNPLGKGQERGTSDILYVAG; encoded by the coding sequence ATGAAGATCTCACGCCGTGGGCTGCTGCTGAGCGGGCTCGGGGTGGTGGCCGCCGGCGGCGGCACCGCCGCCTGGGCCCTCGACCGCTATGTGATCGACCACGTCGAGGTGTCCAACGCGTCGCAGATCGTCGCGCCCAAGGCGACGGTAGCGACAGCGGGCGGCTCTGTCACGAGCACCGCCACCTCGTACGCCAGCGACACGGCGAAGATCTCGATCGAGAAGGTCGAGACGGGCTCGGGCGACGACAAGGTCACCTACTTCGTCGCCGACGTCCAGATGACCGACGCCACGATCGTGCGGTCGGCTTTCGCGAACGACGAGTTCGGTCAGAACATCATCGCGAACACCTCGGAGATCGCCCGGGACGCCGGTGCCGTGCTGGCCGTCAACGGCGACTACTACGGCTTTCGCACCACCGGCATGGTGATCCGCAACGGGGTGGCCTTCCGCGACTCCGGTGCGCGGCAAGGTCTCGCGTTCTACACGGACGGCACGGCCAAGCTGTACGACGAGACCACGACGTCGGCCCAGGACCTGGTCGACGCCGGAGTCTGGAACACCCTGTCGTTCGGGCCGGGGATCGTCGACGACGGCAAGCCGGTCGCCGGCATCGACTCCGTCGAGGTCGACACCAACTTCGGCAACCACTCCATCCAGGGCCGGCAGCCGCGTACGGGGGTCGGGCTGCTCGGCGCCAACCATCAGCTCTGGATCGTGGCCGACGGGCGCAGCAACGGCTACAGCCGGGGCGTCACGATGACGGAGTTCGCGAACATCTTCGTCGACCACGGCGCACAGACGGCGTACAACATCGACGGCGGCGGCTCGTCCACCCTGGTGTTCCAGGACAAGCTGGTCAACAACCCACTCGGCAAGGGCCAGGAGCGCGGCACCAGCGACATCCTCTACGTCGCGGGCTGA
- a CDS encoding bifunctional glycosyltransferase family 2/GtrA family protein, whose protein sequence is MVVLIPAYEPDTRLIDLVRRLPHHRVVVVDDGSGLAYKQVFEGVRRLGADVVTLGRNHGKGQALKTGFAHVEEKFPGEPVVCADSDGQHRAEDIDAVARRLSETNAAMVLGARRFTGPVPARSRLGNTVTRAAFRLVTGTSVSDTQTGLRGYPPRMLTWLGDVRGERFEYEQRLLLRAARERLPLAEVEIATIYLDENASSHFRPVRDSLRVFGQLATFATSSLLGFAVDFVALFLLAACTGNIVLAAILARLLSATINYGVNRRYVFASTRRRSALRYAALATIVLGANVVLLDVLSAVTGSLLIAKLATELVLFSASYLIQRRLVF, encoded by the coding sequence ATGGTCGTCCTCATCCCGGCGTACGAACCGGACACCCGCCTGATCGACCTGGTACGCCGGTTGCCGCACCATCGCGTGGTCGTCGTCGACGACGGCAGCGGTCTCGCGTACAAGCAGGTCTTCGAAGGCGTCCGGCGACTCGGCGCCGACGTCGTGACCCTGGGCCGCAACCACGGTAAAGGACAGGCGCTGAAGACGGGCTTCGCGCACGTCGAGGAGAAGTTCCCCGGCGAGCCGGTGGTGTGCGCGGACAGCGACGGGCAGCATCGCGCCGAGGACATCGACGCGGTGGCCCGGCGGCTGAGCGAGACGAACGCGGCGATGGTGCTGGGCGCGCGGCGGTTCACCGGACCGGTGCCGGCGCGCAGCCGCCTCGGCAACACCGTGACCCGGGCAGCGTTCCGGCTGGTGACCGGCACTTCGGTCAGCGACACGCAGACCGGACTACGCGGCTATCCGCCCCGGATGCTGACCTGGCTGGGCGACGTCCGCGGCGAACGGTTCGAGTACGAACAGCGCCTCCTGCTGCGCGCGGCCCGCGAACGGCTGCCGCTGGCGGAGGTCGAGATCGCCACGATCTACCTCGACGAGAACGCCTCCTCGCACTTCCGCCCGGTACGCGATTCGCTGCGCGTCTTCGGGCAGCTGGCCACGTTCGCCACCTCCTCGCTGCTCGGCTTCGCCGTGGACTTCGTGGCCCTGTTCCTGCTGGCCGCGTGCACCGGGAACATCGTCCTCGCGGCGATCCTGGCCCGGCTGCTGAGCGCCACGATCAACTACGGCGTGAACCGCCGATACGTCTTCGCCTCCACGCGCCGCCGGTCGGCCCTGCGGTACGCCGCCCTCGCCACCATCGTCCTCGGCGCGAACGTGGTCCTGCTGGACGTGCTCAGCGCGGTGACGGGGTCGCTACTGATCGCCAAGCTCGCCACCGAGCTGGTCCTGTTCAGCGCGAGCTACCTGATCCAGCGCCGCCTCGTCTTCTGA
- a CDS encoding sensor histidine kinase, with protein sequence MSSSRPRRRVWPRPTAWTLRARLVAAMTTLLALAFLAVGITTIVALSKTLNGQIDKQLTAAAIRAPKGYDNHKPKPADAGTTGAKDCSGESDQDSWVLGQSIGTLNARLCGSQVVSASVLSEQGQTSPDLTDAYANLLSVPVDGKAHTIELCDQGAYRVVAKQMDDGAILVTGLPLEETQETVLLLAAVVAGTTLLVLGSVAYGGTVIVRRALRPLSRVAATATRVSQVRLDRGEVELPQRVDEQDTDPRTEVGQVGAALNRMLDHVGEALEARHASETQVRQFVADASHELRTPLASIRGYAELSRRHDLPEDVAHLLGRMESEAQRMSGLVEDLLLLARLDAGRPLEYQPVDLTALVVDTVSDAHAAGPRHEWRLDVPEEPVVVTGDRARLHQVVANLLANARTHTPEGTVVTVAVSPSGKQAELSVTDAGPGIPPELLPHIFERFARGDGSRSRTAGSTGLGLAIVQAVVAAHRGSVAVASEPGRTTFTVRLPLAE encoded by the coding sequence ATGTCCTCAAGCCGGCCGCGTAGGCGGGTCTGGCCACGCCCCACCGCCTGGACGCTGCGGGCCCGGTTGGTCGCGGCGATGACGACGCTGCTGGCGCTGGCCTTCCTCGCGGTGGGCATCACCACCATCGTCGCGTTGAGCAAGACGCTCAACGGGCAGATCGACAAGCAGCTGACCGCGGCGGCGATCCGCGCGCCGAAGGGGTACGACAACCACAAGCCGAAGCCCGCCGACGCCGGAACCACTGGCGCGAAGGACTGTTCGGGCGAGTCGGACCAGGACAGCTGGGTACTCGGCCAGAGCATCGGCACGCTCAACGCCCGGCTCTGCGGCAGCCAGGTGGTCTCGGCGTCGGTGCTGTCGGAGCAGGGCCAGACCTCACCCGACCTCACCGACGCGTACGCGAATCTGCTGTCGGTCCCCGTCGACGGCAAGGCGCACACCATCGAGCTGTGCGACCAGGGGGCGTACCGGGTCGTGGCCAAGCAGATGGACGACGGGGCGATCCTGGTCACCGGGCTGCCGCTGGAGGAGACCCAGGAGACGGTGCTGCTGCTGGCAGCCGTCGTCGCCGGGACGACTCTGCTGGTGCTCGGCTCGGTGGCGTACGGGGGAACGGTCATCGTCCGCCGGGCGCTTCGTCCACTGTCGAGGGTCGCCGCCACCGCCACCCGCGTCTCCCAGGTACGCCTCGATCGCGGTGAGGTCGAGCTGCCCCAACGCGTCGACGAGCAGGACACCGATCCGCGTACGGAGGTCGGCCAGGTCGGCGCGGCGCTGAACCGGATGCTGGACCACGTCGGCGAGGCGCTCGAAGCCCGCCACGCCAGCGAGACCCAGGTACGCCAGTTCGTCGCCGACGCCAGCCACGAACTGCGCACCCCGCTCGCCTCCATCCGCGGGTACGCCGAACTCAGCCGCCGCCACGACCTCCCGGAAGACGTGGCACACCTGCTCGGCCGGATGGAGTCGGAGGCGCAGCGGATGAGCGGCCTCGTCGAGGACCTGCTGCTGCTGGCCCGCCTCGACGCCGGCCGCCCGCTGGAATACCAGCCGGTCGACCTGACCGCGCTCGTCGTAGACACAGTCAGCGACGCGCACGCCGCCGGACCCCGGCACGAGTGGCGCCTGGACGTCCCCGAGGAACCGGTCGTCGTCACCGGCGATCGGGCGCGGCTGCACCAGGTCGTCGCGAACCTGCTCGCCAACGCGCGTACGCACACGCCCGAAGGGACGGTCGTCACGGTCGCGGTCTCGCCGTCGGGCAAGCAGGCCGAGCTGAGCGTCACCGACGCCGGCCCGGGCATACCGCCCGAGTTGCTGCCGCACATCTTCGAACGGTTCGCCCGCGGCGACGGATCGCGCTCACGTACCGCCGGAAGCACCGGGCTGGGCCTCGCGATCGTGCAGGCGGTCGTGGCCGCGCACCGGGGGAGCGTCGCCGTGGCCAGCGAGCCGGGCCGGACGACGTTCACCGTCCGCCTCCCCCTCGCGGAATAG
- a CDS encoding response regulator transcription factor, which yields MLVVDDEPTLAELLSMALRYEGWEVRSAADGGSAVRTAREFRPDAVVLDMMLPDFDGLQVLRKLRADAPELPVLFLTAKDSVEDRVAGLTAGGDDYVTKPFSIEELVARLRALVRRSVRAESQSESMLVVGDLVLEEDSREVRRGGHSIELTATEFELLRYLMRNPRRVLSKRQILDRVWNYDFGGQANVVELYISYLRKKIDAGRVPMIHTMRGAGYVLKPAA from the coding sequence ATGCTCGTGGTGGACGACGAGCCGACCCTGGCCGAGCTGCTGTCGATGGCGCTGCGGTATGAGGGCTGGGAGGTGCGCAGCGCCGCCGACGGTGGCAGCGCGGTGCGTACCGCCCGGGAGTTCCGGCCCGACGCCGTCGTCCTCGACATGATGCTGCCCGACTTCGACGGCCTCCAGGTGCTGCGGAAACTGCGCGCCGACGCACCGGAGCTGCCAGTGCTCTTCCTCACGGCGAAGGACTCCGTCGAGGACCGGGTGGCCGGGCTCACTGCCGGCGGCGACGATTACGTCACCAAGCCGTTCAGCATCGAGGAACTCGTCGCCCGCCTCCGCGCGCTCGTACGCCGCTCGGTCCGCGCCGAGTCCCAGTCGGAGTCGATGCTGGTCGTCGGCGATCTCGTGCTGGAGGAGGACAGCCGGGAGGTCCGCCGCGGCGGCCACTCGATCGAACTGACCGCGACCGAGTTCGAACTGCTGCGCTACCTCATGCGCAACCCGCGCCGGGTGCTGTCCAAGCGGCAGATCCTCGACCGGGTCTGGAACTACGACTTCGGCGGCCAGGCCAACGTCGTCGAGCTGTACATCTCCTACCTGCGGAAGAAGATCGACGCCGGGCGGGTGCCGATGATCCACACGATGCGCGGTGCGGGGTATGTCCTCAAGCCGGCCGCGTAG
- a CDS encoding DUF4956 domain-containing protein, which yields MTDLTIIAADLAAICLLTFAVYFPRHHRRDLVAAFLGVNIGVLAVSMVLGSSTVGAGLGLGLFGVLSIIRLRSSEIAQHEVAYYFAALALGLISGLSSEVTILSGALMLLVVAALFVGDHPGLFRSYRQQTVRLDVAYTDEAALRARLETVLGGRVVNLTVRELDLVNDITVAEVRYTAGDSPLVRDSPAVREPGPRVERIAA from the coding sequence GTGACCGATCTGACCATCATCGCCGCCGATCTCGCGGCGATCTGTCTGCTGACGTTCGCCGTCTACTTCCCCCGGCACCACCGCCGCGACCTGGTCGCGGCGTTCCTCGGCGTCAACATCGGCGTCTTGGCGGTGTCGATGGTGCTCGGCTCGTCGACCGTCGGCGCGGGCCTCGGGCTGGGGCTGTTCGGCGTCCTGTCGATCATCCGGCTGCGCTCCTCCGAGATCGCCCAGCATGAGGTCGCGTACTACTTCGCCGCGCTCGCGCTCGGCCTCATCTCAGGGCTCAGCTCCGAGGTCACCATCCTCAGCGGCGCCCTCATGCTGCTCGTGGTCGCGGCGCTGTTCGTGGGCGACCATCCCGGCCTGTTCCGCAGCTACCGGCAGCAGACCGTGCGGCTCGACGTCGCGTACACCGACGAGGCGGCGCTGCGCGCTCGCCTGGAGACCGTGCTGGGCGGCCGCGTCGTCAACCTCACCGTCCGCGAACTCGACCTCGTCAACGACATCACGGTGGCCGAGGTCCGCTACACGGCCGGCGATTCTCCACTGGTACGCGATTCTCCAGCGGTACGCGAGCCGGGCCCGCGCGTCGAGCGGATCGCGGCATGA
- a CDS encoding polyphosphate polymerase domain-containing protein — protein MTAYAAGLPPIALDELTARAELLTRVDRKYVLPRSELPELLDGLAGRARVLEIDGRREFGYHSVYFDTPELDSYLGAARRRRRRFKARLRHYVDSGLQYAEVKTRGPRGTTVKRRRPYDGGDGFAPVLAESGVDVDPARLSPTLTTCYRRTTLYVSETGTRVTIDADLAWRVPGGPELDLAGRVIVETKSGGRASAADRLLWSLGHRPCPVSKYATGLAALRPGLPAHRWRPVLRRHFPALSSALPPALEDLS, from the coding sequence ATGACGGCGTACGCGGCGGGCCTGCCGCCGATCGCGCTCGACGAGCTGACCGCACGGGCGGAGTTGCTGACCCGGGTCGACCGCAAGTACGTGCTGCCCCGCTCGGAGCTGCCCGAGCTGCTCGACGGACTGGCTGGGCGGGCGCGCGTACTGGAGATCGACGGCCGCCGAGAGTTCGGCTATCACTCCGTCTACTTCGACACCCCAGAGTTGGACAGCTACCTCGGCGCGGCGCGGCGGCGTCGCCGTCGGTTCAAGGCGCGCCTGCGGCACTACGTCGACTCGGGCCTCCAGTACGCCGAGGTCAAGACGAGAGGTCCCCGGGGCACGACGGTCAAACGCCGCCGGCCTTACGACGGCGGAGACGGCTTCGCCCCGGTGCTCGCCGAGTCCGGTGTGGACGTCGATCCGGCGCGGCTGAGCCCGACGCTGACCACGTGCTATCGGCGTACCACCTTGTATGTGAGCGAGACCGGCACCCGCGTGACGATCGACGCGGACCTGGCCTGGCGCGTGCCCGGCGGTCCGGAGCTGGACCTGGCGGGCCGAGTGATCGTCGAGACCAAGTCGGGTGGCCGCGCGTCGGCGGCGGACCGGCTGCTGTGGTCGCTGGGCCATCGGCCGTGCCCGGTCTCCAAGTACGCCACCGGGCTGGCCGCGTTGCGCCCCGGGCTGCCCGCGCACCGCTGGCGGCCGGTGCTCCGCCGCCACTTTCCCGCTCTGTCATCTGCCCTGCCACCTGCCCTGGAGGACCTGTCATGA
- a CDS encoding carbohydrate-binding domain-containing protein gives MKIRRKALVAVTSAALGIAALAGCSTSADPGTSTAASTSGTSTVSGSQTAQEVMAANQADHVDGDQSAFTESEVVDVKLSGGSASVDGDGDGVKVDGSTVTITQGGTYRLSGSLTGQVVVAAADATVKLILDDATITSSTTAAIAVTDAKLVTVVLAGGSQNSLADTSSYADDADVNAALFSSADLTITGAGALTVHGNGNDGIASKDGLVIQAGTISVTAKDDGVRGKDYLVVDGGTVTVAGGGDGLKADNDTDADRGYISVAGGTVKVTAGGDGVDASTDLVVTGGTLTVATGGGSGEQPSDDTSAKGLKSNVITVLDGGTITADSADDAVHSDGAVHFAGATVTVASGDDGVHAEGDLIVDKGTVTVTKSNEGLEGKDITVNGGDVTVTSSDDGINAAGGSGTSQSGGGFGRGGGGGGEMGVGDYSLSIAGGTTVINADGDGFDSNGMAKITGGTLVVNGPTMNGNGALDVNGSFEITGGVLVAAGSAGMAVAPDTGSAQGWLSATFDSAVSAGTTVHVTDSSGQVLATFVTSKSMQNLVYSSTEIKSGTAYKIYTGGSASGADTGGLRASGSLGSATVLATVTAGQAPAGGFGRR, from the coding sequence ATGAAGATCCGCAGGAAAGCGCTCGTCGCGGTCACCTCGGCCGCACTCGGCATCGCGGCGCTGGCCGGCTGCTCGACCAGCGCCGACCCGGGCACCTCGACGGCGGCGTCCACTTCGGGCACGTCGACGGTCAGCGGTTCGCAGACCGCCCAGGAGGTGATGGCCGCCAACCAGGCCGACCACGTGGACGGCGATCAGTCGGCGTTCACCGAGTCCGAAGTCGTCGACGTGAAGCTCAGCGGCGGCAGCGCCTCCGTCGACGGCGACGGCGACGGCGTCAAGGTGGACGGCTCGACGGTGACCATCACGCAGGGTGGGACCTATCGGCTGTCGGGGTCGCTGACCGGGCAGGTGGTCGTCGCGGCGGCGGACGCGACCGTCAAGCTCATCCTCGACGACGCCACGATCACCAGCAGCACGACGGCCGCCATCGCCGTGACGGACGCGAAACTGGTCACCGTCGTCCTGGCCGGGGGCAGCCAGAACTCGCTTGCCGACACGTCCTCGTACGCCGACGACGCGGATGTCAACGCGGCCCTGTTCAGCTCGGCCGACCTGACGATCACCGGCGCCGGCGCGCTGACCGTGCACGGCAACGGCAACGACGGCATCGCGAGCAAGGACGGTCTGGTCATCCAGGCCGGCACCATTTCCGTCACCGCCAAGGACGACGGCGTACGTGGCAAGGACTATCTGGTCGTCGACGGCGGCACGGTGACGGTCGCCGGCGGCGGAGACGGTTTGAAGGCGGACAACGACACCGACGCCGACCGTGGCTACATCTCCGTCGCGGGCGGAACCGTGAAGGTCACCGCCGGGGGTGACGGCGTGGACGCCTCGACCGACCTCGTCGTCACCGGCGGTACGCTCACCGTCGCGACCGGCGGCGGCAGCGGCGAACAGCCGTCCGACGACACGTCGGCCAAGGGTCTGAAGTCGAACGTCATCACCGTCCTCGACGGCGGCACGATCACGGCCGACTCCGCCGACGACGCCGTGCACAGCGACGGCGCGGTGCACTTCGCCGGGGCCACCGTCACCGTGGCGAGCGGGGACGACGGCGTACACGCCGAAGGGGACCTGATCGTCGACAAGGGCACGGTGACGGTCACGAAGTCGAACGAGGGCCTGGAGGGCAAGGACATCACCGTCAACGGCGGCGACGTCACGGTCACCTCCAGCGACGACGGCATCAATGCAGCCGGCGGCTCGGGCACCTCGCAGTCCGGCGGCGGGTTCGGCCGGGGTGGCGGTGGAGGTGGCGAGATGGGCGTCGGCGACTACTCGCTGAGCATCGCCGGTGGCACCACCGTCATCAACGCCGACGGCGACGGCTTCGACTCCAACGGAATGGCGAAGATCACCGGCGGCACCCTGGTCGTCAACGGCCCGACGATGAACGGCAACGGGGCACTGGACGTCAACGGCTCGTTCGAGATCACCGGGGGCGTACTCGTGGCGGCGGGCAGCGCGGGCATGGCGGTCGCCCCCGACACCGGATCGGCACAGGGCTGGCTGTCGGCCACCTTCGACTCCGCCGTGAGCGCCGGGACGACGGTCCACGTGACCGATTCGTCCGGCCAGGTGCTGGCGACCTTCGTGACGTCGAAGTCCATGCAGAACCTGGTCTACTCGTCCACGGAGATCAAGAGCGGCACGGCGTACAAGATCTACACGGGTGGCTCCGCCTCCGGCGCCGACACCGGCGGACTACGCGCGTCAGGCAGCCTGGGCTCGGCGACCGTGCTCGCCACGGTCACCGCCGGCCAGGCCCCGGCCGGCGGCTTCGGCCGCCGCTGA